One Dermacentor silvarum isolate Dsil-2018 chromosome 10, BIME_Dsil_1.4, whole genome shotgun sequence genomic window carries:
- the LOC125941053 gene encoding uncharacterized protein LOC125941053: MPGVTAAIEKILEIEDGDKAVSLHRRVLLEQLLKKWAWLDDSESSSSSSDDDDGGPPAPAIAGVKRDRDVGDNEVKQSSNENAADQAGASPTFADAEPGPSKRPRVDEEQCLDCRPGPSGLQSSHIPAGVDDEDDPYPVKVAPFPDWLDFAGTVADEPAIEKIQEIEDGDKAVSLHRRVLLEQLLKKWAWLDDSESSSSSSDDDDGGPPAPAIAGVKRDRDVGDNEVKQSSNENAADQGGASPTFADAEPGPSKRPRVDEEQCLDCRPGPSGLQSSHIPAEVDDEDDPYPVKVAPFPDWLDFAGTVADEPAIEKIQEIEDGDKAVSLHRRVLLEQLLKKWAWLDDSESSSSSSDDDDGGPPAPAIAGVKRDRDVGDNEVKQSSNENAADQGGASPTFADAEPGPSKRPRVDEEQCLDCRPGPSGLQSSHIPAEVDDEDDPYPVKVAPFPDWLDFAGTVADEPVQDPDLSFLDL; encoded by the exons ATGCCAGGGGTCACTGCT GCGATAGAGAAGATCCTGGAGATCGAAGACGGCGACAAGGCCGTAAGCCTTCACCGTCGCGTATTGCTGGAGCAGCTGTTGAAAAAGTGGGCATGGCTGGACGACTCCGAGAGCAGTAGCAGTTctagcgacgacgacgacggtgggcCACCTGCTCCAGCCATCGCTGGCGTGAAGCGTGATCGAGATGTTGGCGACAATGAGGTCAAGCAGTCATCGAACGAGAATGCGGCAGATCAAGCAGGTGCCTCGCCCACTTTTGCAGATGCAGAACCTGGACCGTCCAAGCGCCCGAGAGTGGACGAAGAACAGTGCCTGGATTGCCGTCCAGGGCCTAGCGGTCTTCAGTCCAGTCACATCCCAGCGGGGGTCGACGACGAGGATGACCCGTATCCTGTGAAAGTCGCGCCATTCCCAGACTGGCTGGACTTTGCAGGCACGGTGGCTGATGAACCA GCGATAGAGAAGATCCAGGAGATCGAAGACGGCGACAAGGCCGTAAGCCTTCACCGTCGCGTCTTGCTGGAGCAGCTGTTGAAAAAGTGGGCATGGCTGGACGACTCCGAGAGCAGTAGCAGTTctagcgacgacgacgacggtgggcCACCTGCTCCAGCCATCGCTGGCGTGAAGCGTGATCGAGATGTTGGCGACAATGAGGTCAAGCAGTCATCGAACGAGAATGCGGCAGATCAAGGAGGTGCCTCGCCCACTTTTGCAGATGCAGAACCTGGACCGTCCAAGCGCCCGAGAGTGGACGAAGAACAGTGCCTGGATTGCCGTCCAGGGCCTAGCGGTCTTCAGTCCAGTCACATCCCAGCGGAGGTCGACGACGAGGATGACCCGTATCCTGTGAAAGTCGCGCCATTCCCAGACTGGCTGGACTTTGCAGGCACGGTGGCTGATGAACCA GCGATAGAGAAGATCCAGGAGATCGAAGACGGCGACAAGGCCGTAAGCCTTCACCGTCGCGTCTTGCTGGAGCAGCTGTTGAAAAAGTGGGCATGGCTGGACGACTCCGAGAGCAGTAGCAGTTctagcgacgacgacgacggtgggcCACCTGCTCCAGCCATCGCTGGCGTGAAGCGTGATCGAGATGTTGGCGACAATGAGGTCAAGCAGTCATCGAACGAGAATGCGGCAGATCAAGGAGGTGCCTCGCCCACTTTTGCAGATGCAGAACCTGGACCGTCCAAGCGCCCGAGAGTGGACGAAGAACAGTGCCTGGATTGCCGTCCAGGGCCTAGCGGTCTTCAGTCCAGTCACATCCCAGCGGAGGTCGACGACGAGGATGACCCGTATCCTGTGAAAGTCGCGCCATTCCCAGACTGGCTGGACTTTGCAGGCACGGTGGCTGATGAACCAGTGCAAGACCCGGATCTTTCTTTTCTTGACCTCTAG